In the Quercus lobata isolate SW786 chromosome 5, ValleyOak3.0 Primary Assembly, whole genome shotgun sequence genome, one interval contains:
- the LOC115988669 gene encoding ornithine aminotransferase, mitochondrial-like isoform X1 yields MLFSPRFIMYIYGCLHYFFSLIFYPHLMHKLSLDISQFYRSAQLGQELRHHLLKIQQQYPNYIREVQGRGLFNAVELNSKNLCPISAYDICLQLKERVLAKPTHDTIIRLTPPLSISLDELQEASKALSDVLEHDLPKMQKAKPEHVSPTSSNICDRCIE; encoded by the exons ATGCTTTTTTCTCCCAGATTCATCATGTATATCTATGGCTgccttcattattttttttctttgattttttatcCCCATTTGATGCATAAATTGTCTCTTGATATTTCTCAATTCTATAGATCTGCCCAACTGGGACAGGAGTTAAGGCACCATCTACTTAAGATTCAGCAGCAATACCCAAACTACATACGAGAAGTTCAAGGTAGAGGTTTGTTCAATGCTGTGGAGCTCAACAGCAAAAATCTGTGCCCTATTTCTGCATATGATATCTGCCTACAGTTAAAGGAGAGAGTTCTTGCTAAGCCCACCCATGATACTATCATCCGATTAACTCCCCCCCTCTCAATAAG TTTGGATGAGCTCCAAGAAGCCTCAAAGGCACTGAGTGATGTTCTTGAGCATGATCTACCAAAGATGCAGAAAGCAAAGCCAGAGCATGTCTCCCCAACTAGTTCTAACATATGTGACCGTTGTATTGAATAA
- the LOC115988669 gene encoding ornithine aminotransferase, mitochondrial-like isoform X2 translates to MLYGRLGIKLNLKVVIPPDGYLKSVRDLCSKYNVLMIANEVQSGLAQSGKMLACDWEEVRPNVVKEKGKEKAVVSCRELSQGSKKANICPTGTGVKAPST, encoded by the exons ATGTTATATGGAAGGCTAGGAATCAAGCTCAATTTGAAG GTTGTAATTCCTCCAGATGGTTATTTAAAATCTGTCAGAGATCTGTGCTCAAAATATAATGTTTTAATGATTGCTAATGAGGTGCAATCTGGCTTAGCACAATCAGGAAAAATGCTGGCTTGTGATTGGGAAGAAGTGCGCCCAAATGTAGTG AAGGAGAAAGGAAAGGAGAAAGCAGTAGTCAGCTGCAGAGAGCTTTCACAAGGCTCTAAAAAAGCCAAT ATCTGCCCAACTGGGACAGGAGTTAAGGCACCATCTACTTAA
- the LOC115992860 gene encoding protease Do-like 5, chloroplastic has product MAVMVLGSFSLLHIHNHFPPIHKHNITSSSSNTPKSQKNLLTRRRAIAFGPSLFVAVASSLTHLALAQQQQEDPLEQEEDRVVQLFQEASPSVVFIKDLEIVRSPRTTSDDVNLIEDENAKVEGTGSGFIWDKFGHIVTNYHVVAKLATDGSGIHRCKIYLADTRGNGFYREGKIVGVDPAYDLAVLKVSVEGIELKPVAVGTSQNLHVGQSCFAIGNPYGYENTLTTGVVSGLGREIPSPNGRAIRGAIQTDADINAGNSGGPLIDSYGHVIGVNTATFTRKGTGVSSGVNFAIPIDTVVRTVPYLIVYGTSYKDRF; this is encoded by the exons GGCAGTAATGGTGTTGGGTTCTTTTTCTCTCCTACACATTCACAATCACTTCCCTCCAATCCACAAACACAACATTACTTCCTCTTCCTCTAATACGCCAAAGTCACAGAAGAACCTCCTTACGAGGCGGAGGGCAATAGCATTTGGTCCAAGCCTATTTGTTGCAGTTGCTTCTTCTTTAACTCACCTTGCACTTGCCCAACAGCAACAAGAAGACCCACTTGAGCAAGAAGAAGACAGAGTAGTGCAACTCTTCCAG GAAGCTTCACCATCTGTTGTTTTTATTAAAGACCTTGAAATAGTTAGAAGCCCCAGGACCACTTCTGATGATGTCAATCTTATTGAGGATGAAAATGCAAAAGTTGAAGGGACAGGTTCAGGCTTCATCTGGGATAAGTTTGGTCACATT GTCACTAATTACCATGTTGTAGCTAAATTGGCAACAGATGGGAGTGGGATACATCGTTGTAAG ATTTATCTAGCGGACACAAGAGGCAATGGCTTTTACAGAGAAGGAAAGATTGTTGGTGTTGATCCAGCATATGATCTGGCTGTCCTTAAG GTTAGTGTTGAAGGGATTGAATTAAAGCCTGTTGCTGTTGGCACATCTCAGAATTTACATGTGGGTCAAAGCTGCTTTGCCATTGGAAATCCTTACGGATATGAGAACACTCTGACAACAGGG GTAGTCAGTGGATTAGGTAGGGAGATACCCTCGCCAAATGGAAGGGCCATTCGAGGAGCAATTCAAACAGATGCTGACATTAATGCAG GTAATTCAGGAGGGCCATTAATTGATTCATATGGCCATGTTATCGGAGTCAATACTGCAACTTTTACTCGCAAAG GGACAGGAGTATCATCAGGTGTGAACTTTGCAATTCCAATCGACACTGTTGTTCGAACTGTACCTTACCTCATTGTGTATGGAACATCTTATAAGGACAGGTTTTGA